A region of Pseudarthrobacter sp. NIBRBAC000502770 DNA encodes the following proteins:
- the nth gene encoding endonuclease III yields the protein MPVVSSESVLALKRRARRIHRALAEKYPYAHAELDFRNPFELLVATVLSAQTTDVTVNQVTKVLFARWPDARALAEADPTKLEAILKPTGFFRAKAKNVQALCTRLVDEFDGEVPGRMEELVTLPGVGRKTANVVLANAFGVPGISVDTHFARLAKRFGWTQSEDPVQIEQDVAELFERRDWTMLSHRVIFHGRRVCHARKPACGACPVATWCPSYGLGETDPTKAAKLLKYELAPGSEGLLEQYLAEQHRAAEIRMASQKRTP from the coding sequence ATGCCCGTGGTCTCGTCCGAATCAGTCCTCGCCCTGAAGCGGAGGGCGCGGCGCATCCACCGGGCCCTGGCCGAGAAATACCCGTACGCCCACGCGGAACTGGACTTCCGGAACCCGTTCGAACTGCTCGTGGCCACCGTACTGTCCGCCCAGACCACCGACGTCACGGTCAACCAGGTCACCAAGGTGCTGTTCGCGCGCTGGCCTGACGCACGGGCACTGGCAGAGGCGGACCCCACGAAACTTGAGGCCATCCTCAAGCCCACCGGGTTCTTCCGTGCCAAGGCGAAGAACGTCCAGGCACTGTGCACGCGGCTGGTGGACGAGTTCGACGGCGAAGTACCCGGCCGGATGGAGGAACTGGTCACGCTGCCCGGTGTAGGGCGCAAAACGGCCAACGTGGTGCTTGCCAACGCTTTCGGCGTCCCCGGCATCTCGGTGGACACCCACTTTGCCCGGCTGGCCAAGCGGTTTGGCTGGACGCAGTCGGAGGATCCCGTGCAGATCGAACAGGACGTGGCGGAGCTGTTCGAACGGAGGGATTGGACCATGCTGTCCCACCGGGTGATTTTCCATGGCCGCCGCGTCTGCCACGCCCGGAAACCCGCCTGCGGAGCCTGTCCCGTGGCCACCTGGTGTCCCAGTTACGGGCTGGGCGAAACCGACCCCACCAAGGCAGCCAAGCTCCTTAAGTACGAACTGGCCCCCGGCAGCGAGGGGCTGCTGGAGCAGTACCTGGCAGAGCAGCACCGCGCCGCGGAAATCCGGATGGCGTCCCAAAAGAGGACCCCGTGA
- a CDS encoding carbohydrate ABC transporter permease, which produces MTTLTRNASPAVHAAHRPLKRRGQSDLKIALFFIAPAMIGFIVFYLVPTLRGIYLSFTEYSILGDPTWIGSANYEAIAKDPLFWNALAVTGQYVLINILLQTTLALGLALLMHRVAKSTVIRGALLLPYLMANVIAALLWFWLLDYQIGIVNYFIDAIGLPKVAFFGSEEWAIPTQALINTWRHMGYTALLLFAGLQAIPSHVYEVANLDGASPWQTFRKITMPLLRPVLALVLIVTVIGSFQVFDTVAVTTLGGPVNASRVLQFYIYQKAFTESDFGYGSALAVILFVILALVAFIQMKFLKGNESDLD; this is translated from the coding sequence ATGACCACCCTTACCAGGAACGCCAGCCCGGCAGTGCACGCAGCGCACCGGCCGCTGAAGCGCCGGGGACAGAGCGACCTGAAGATCGCATTGTTCTTCATAGCCCCGGCGATGATCGGATTTATCGTTTTCTACCTGGTGCCCACCCTGCGGGGCATCTACCTCAGCTTCACCGAATACAGCATCCTCGGCGACCCGACGTGGATCGGCAGCGCCAACTACGAGGCCATCGCCAAGGACCCCCTGTTCTGGAATGCGCTGGCAGTCACCGGGCAGTACGTCCTGATCAACATCCTCCTCCAGACCACGCTCGCGCTGGGTCTTGCGCTGCTGATGCACCGGGTAGCCAAATCAACCGTGATCCGCGGCGCGCTCCTGCTGCCGTACCTGATGGCGAACGTGATCGCCGCCCTCCTCTGGTTCTGGCTCCTGGACTACCAGATCGGCATCGTCAACTACTTCATCGATGCCATCGGCCTGCCCAAGGTGGCATTCTTCGGCAGCGAGGAATGGGCCATCCCCACCCAGGCCCTCATCAACACCTGGCGGCACATGGGCTACACCGCCCTGCTGTTGTTCGCCGGCCTGCAGGCCATTCCCAGCCACGTCTACGAGGTGGCCAACCTGGACGGCGCCTCGCCCTGGCAAACATTCCGCAAGATCACCATGCCGCTGCTGCGGCCGGTGCTCGCGTTGGTCCTGATTGTCACCGTCATCGGTTCCTTCCAGGTGTTCGACACCGTTGCCGTCACCACCCTGGGCGGACCCGTCAATGCCAGCCGGGTGCTGCAGTTCTACATCTACCAAAAGGCCTTCACGGAATCGGACTTCGGCTACGGCTCCGCCCTGGCGGTCATCCTCTTCGTCATCCTCGCCCTGGTGGCCTTCATCCAGATGAAGTTCCTCAAGGGCAACGAATCAGACCTGGATTAA
- the acs gene encoding acetate--CoA ligase — MSQDTPSSTATVPSASAQPAGHGHQGDAFANLLHETRAFPPSPEFAADAVVTAAEYGEADADRPAFWAKKARELLTWNKDFTQALDWSNPPFAKWFVGGELNAAYNALDRHVEAGNGDRVAIYFEGEPGDTRTYTYAQLTEEVKKAANAFESLGVAKGDRVAVYLPMIPEAVITLLACARIGAVHSVVFGGFSAEALRSRIDDAEAKLVVTADGTYRRGKPSPLKAAVDDALAHDGHTVQNVVVVKRNGQDVDWAEGRDHWWADTVDSASAEHVAVGHDSEHPLYILYTSGTTGKPKGILHTTGGYLTQAAYTHKAVFDLHPETDVYWCTADVGWVTGHSYVAYAPLINGATQVMYEGTPDSPHQGRWWEIVEKYKVSILYTAPTAIRTFMKWGSEIPAKYDLSSLRVLGSVGEPINPEAWMWYRKVIGGDKAPIVDTWWQTETGAQMIAPLPGVTATKPGSAQVPLPGIAVDVVDEMGESVPNGHGGFLVIREPWPSMLRGIWGDPERFKETYWSRFENMYFAGDGAKRDEDGDIWLLGRVDDVMNVSGHRLSTTEIESALVSHPAVAEAAVVGATDETTGQAVVAFVILRGDAANNGDATVQELRNHVGKEIGPIAKPKNILVVPELPKTRSGKIMRRLLKDVAEGRDPGDATTLSDPTIMQQIAASLRK, encoded by the coding sequence ATGTCCCAGGACACCCCAAGCTCCACGGCCACCGTTCCGTCCGCTTCCGCCCAGCCGGCCGGCCACGGCCATCAGGGCGATGCCTTCGCGAACCTGCTGCATGAAACCCGGGCTTTCCCGCCCTCCCCGGAATTCGCGGCCGACGCCGTTGTCACCGCCGCCGAGTACGGGGAAGCGGATGCCGACCGGCCGGCATTCTGGGCCAAGAAGGCCCGGGAACTCCTGACCTGGAACAAGGACTTCACCCAGGCGCTGGACTGGTCCAATCCGCCTTTCGCCAAGTGGTTTGTGGGCGGGGAACTCAACGCCGCCTACAACGCCCTGGACCGACATGTCGAGGCCGGCAACGGGGACCGTGTGGCCATTTACTTCGAGGGCGAACCCGGCGACACGCGGACCTACACGTACGCGCAACTCACCGAGGAAGTGAAGAAGGCGGCCAACGCGTTCGAATCCCTGGGCGTGGCCAAGGGAGACCGCGTGGCCGTGTACCTGCCCATGATCCCGGAGGCCGTGATCACCTTGCTGGCCTGCGCCCGGATCGGGGCGGTGCATTCGGTGGTGTTCGGCGGTTTCTCCGCCGAAGCACTGCGTTCGCGGATCGATGACGCCGAGGCCAAGCTCGTCGTCACCGCCGACGGCACCTACCGGCGGGGCAAGCCCAGCCCGCTCAAGGCCGCCGTCGACGATGCCCTGGCCCACGACGGCCATACGGTACAGAACGTGGTGGTGGTCAAGCGCAACGGCCAGGATGTGGACTGGGCCGAGGGCAGGGACCACTGGTGGGCTGACACGGTCGACTCCGCCTCCGCCGAGCACGTTGCGGTGGGCCACGACTCCGAGCACCCGCTTTACATCCTCTACACCTCCGGGACCACCGGGAAGCCCAAGGGCATCCTGCACACCACCGGCGGCTACCTCACCCAGGCGGCCTACACCCACAAGGCAGTCTTCGACCTGCACCCTGAGACGGACGTCTACTGGTGCACGGCCGACGTCGGCTGGGTCACCGGGCACTCGTACGTCGCCTACGCGCCGCTCATCAACGGCGCCACCCAGGTCATGTACGAGGGCACCCCGGACTCCCCCCATCAGGGCCGTTGGTGGGAGATCGTGGAAAAGTACAAGGTCTCCATCCTCTACACCGCCCCTACGGCCATCCGTACCTTCATGAAGTGGGGCTCGGAGATCCCCGCGAAGTACGACCTCTCTTCGCTCCGCGTGCTCGGCTCGGTGGGCGAACCGATCAACCCCGAAGCCTGGATGTGGTACCGCAAGGTCATCGGCGGCGACAAGGCACCCATCGTTGACACCTGGTGGCAGACCGAAACCGGTGCCCAGATGATTGCCCCGCTGCCCGGCGTGACGGCCACCAAGCCCGGTTCGGCCCAGGTGCCGCTGCCCGGTATCGCCGTGGACGTCGTCGACGAGATGGGCGAGTCCGTCCCGAACGGGCACGGCGGTTTCCTGGTGATCCGCGAGCCCTGGCCCTCCATGCTGCGCGGGATCTGGGGTGATCCGGAGCGCTTCAAGGAAACCTACTGGTCCCGTTTCGAGAACATGTACTTCGCCGGCGACGGTGCCAAGCGGGACGAAGACGGCGATATCTGGCTGCTGGGCCGGGTGGACGACGTCATGAACGTTTCCGGGCACCGGCTCTCCACCACCGAGATCGAGTCCGCCCTGGTGAGCCACCCCGCCGTGGCGGAGGCCGCCGTCGTGGGTGCAACGGACGAAACCACCGGCCAGGCCGTCGTCGCGTTCGTGATCCTCCGTGGCGACGCCGCGAACAACGGCGACGCCACCGTCCAGGAACTCCGGAACCACGTGGGCAAGGAAATCGGCCCCATCGCCAAGCCGAAGAACATCCTGGTGGTACCGGAACTGCCCAAAACCCGTTCCGGCAAGATCATGCGCCGCCTCCTCAAGGACGTTGCCGAAGGCCGCGACCCGGGCGATGCCACCACCCTGTCCGACCCGACCATCATGCAGCAGATCGCCGCGTCACTCCGGAAGTAG
- a CDS encoding LacI family DNA-binding transcriptional regulator produces the protein MTSPAAQASRGGPVTRKDVARYAGVSTAVVSYVVNGGPKKVAPATEAKVQDAIRVLGYRPNAAARALKLGSSETLGLIVPDISNPFFSLFSHAVEDAAADLGYALVLSNSDGNLAKERRNIRNLAARQVDGVLLASVLFEPDLEALETADIPAVLLNQERAAPGFNSIGVDLAAGARIAVQHLISHGHTNIGLAMGTNVSGSMDGREVGWRQALQEAGLPEGPVVYSGFTWPGGYSAGQRLVASVNRPTAIFSTSDTQAVGVLRAVHEAGLAIPGDIAVVSFDGSIEAEYSWPPLTTVEQPVAAMAEAAVNALVEARRGGKPKHAIFPTKLHVRQSCGCP, from the coding sequence ATGACTTCCCCGGCCGCGCAGGCCTCCCGCGGCGGCCCGGTGACCCGCAAGGATGTGGCGCGCTATGCCGGCGTCAGCACCGCCGTCGTCAGTTACGTGGTCAATGGCGGACCCAAGAAAGTGGCGCCGGCAACCGAAGCCAAGGTCCAGGACGCCATCCGCGTCCTGGGCTACCGGCCCAACGCCGCCGCGCGGGCGCTGAAGCTCGGCTCAAGCGAGACCCTGGGGCTTATCGTCCCGGACATCTCGAACCCGTTCTTCTCACTGTTTTCGCACGCCGTGGAGGATGCCGCCGCAGACCTGGGGTACGCGCTGGTGTTGAGCAACTCGGACGGAAACCTGGCCAAGGAACGCCGCAACATCCGGAACCTCGCCGCCCGGCAGGTGGACGGCGTCCTGCTGGCCAGCGTCCTCTTTGAACCCGACCTTGAAGCACTGGAGACTGCGGACATCCCTGCCGTACTGCTGAACCAGGAGCGGGCTGCGCCAGGTTTCAACAGCATCGGCGTTGACCTGGCTGCCGGAGCCCGGATTGCTGTCCAGCACCTCATCAGCCACGGGCACACGAACATTGGACTGGCTATGGGCACCAACGTTTCGGGCAGCATGGACGGTCGTGAGGTGGGCTGGCGACAGGCCCTGCAGGAAGCCGGGCTGCCCGAAGGACCTGTCGTCTACAGCGGCTTCACCTGGCCCGGCGGCTATTCCGCAGGCCAGCGGCTGGTGGCCTCGGTCAACCGGCCAACGGCCATCTTCTCCACGTCGGACACCCAGGCAGTGGGTGTGCTCCGGGCCGTCCACGAGGCAGGGTTGGCAATTCCGGGGGACATCGCCGTGGTGTCCTTCGACGGATCGATTGAGGCAGAATACTCCTGGCCGCCCCTGACCACGGTGGAGCAGCCCGTGGCTGCGATGGCCGAAGCCGCGGTGAATGCCCTGGTGGAAGCCCGGCGCGGAGGAAAACCGAAACACGCCATCTTCCCCACCAAGCTCCACGTCCGGCAGTCCTGCGGCTGCCCATAA
- a CDS encoding carbohydrate ABC transporter permease produces MTTAKVSAPARPATRRRPFNWRRTAAWFLVAIAVAVSVLPFYWILRTALSTNGALAGNATNLLPAEFSLGAFQRVFGLQSPEDAVAQGGSGAQIDFWIYLRNSVLFASITTTGAVFFSAMAAYAFARLRWRGRNAVFSLFLATMMVPPIFTALPNFLLIKNLGLLNTMVGLVLPYIFMTPFAIFFLRQFFLNMSREVEEAAMLDGAKHLRIFFQIILPNAAAPLATLALLTFIGQWNEYFWPLLVGQDESVRVLTVGLGVFKSQSPQGAPDWSGLMAATLVSALPVLILFAAFGKKIVNSIGFSGIK; encoded by the coding sequence ATGACCACCGCAAAAGTCTCCGCACCCGCCCGGCCCGCCACCCGCCGTCGCCCGTTCAACTGGCGCCGCACCGCCGCCTGGTTCCTTGTGGCCATCGCTGTGGCCGTCTCGGTCCTCCCGTTCTACTGGATCCTCCGGACGGCACTGTCAACCAACGGGGCCTTGGCCGGCAACGCCACCAACCTGCTGCCCGCAGAATTCAGCCTGGGCGCATTCCAGCGCGTCTTCGGCCTGCAGTCCCCCGAAGACGCAGTGGCCCAGGGCGGATCCGGCGCGCAAATCGACTTCTGGATCTACCTGCGCAACTCCGTGCTCTTTGCCTCCATCACCACCACCGGGGCCGTGTTCTTCAGCGCCATGGCGGCGTACGCTTTCGCCCGGCTTCGCTGGCGGGGACGGAACGCCGTTTTTAGCCTCTTCCTGGCCACCATGATGGTGCCGCCGATCTTCACCGCGCTGCCCAACTTCCTCCTGATCAAGAACCTGGGCCTGCTGAACACGATGGTTGGCCTGGTGCTGCCCTATATCTTCATGACCCCCTTCGCCATCTTCTTCCTCCGCCAGTTCTTCCTGAACATGTCCCGCGAAGTCGAAGAAGCAGCAATGCTCGACGGCGCCAAGCACCTGAGGATCTTCTTCCAGATCATCCTGCCTAACGCCGCAGCCCCGCTCGCCACCCTGGCGCTGCTCACCTTCATCGGCCAGTGGAATGAATACTTCTGGCCTCTGCTGGTGGGCCAAGACGAATCCGTCCGCGTCCTCACCGTCGGCCTGGGCGTCTTCAAGTCCCAGTCGCCCCAAGGTGCACCGGACTGGTCCGGGCTCATGGCCGCAACCTTGGTCTCGGCCCTGCCGGTCCTGATCCTGTTCGCCGCCTTTGGAAAGAAGATCGTCAACTCCATCGGCTTCTCCGGCATCAAGTAG
- a CDS encoding bifunctional 3'-5' exonuclease/DNA polymerase: protein MYLLLAAHARGAALQELTQAGHPQQANPEPRVVAPGELAGVVSEFEARRPGGQPPRWIWHRTQDWYPALLAAGVEVERCYDITLCGNILAFSQFSAHTDYARNTDRVPVEDPLLPPKALLPPRPPADQGALFDEPAAGPAPGWALDELRAEYAAQQGALAAVGTAENRRNRLQLLLAAESAAAMVAAEMQHAGVPWREDLHEQILVDHLGPRPPAGQRPQRLEALAAELRALLSSPGLNPDSPQDLMRALHRNGIEVKSTRKWELRESSHPVIEPLLEYKKLSRLHTANGWSWLDAWVDGGRFRPEYVVGGVVSGRWASRGGGALQIPRQVRGAVHADPGYKLIVADASQLEPRVLVALAQDSSMAEAARDQDLYAGIAAKGFGGDRAKAKMALLGAMYGATSGEAGRLMPQLARTYPRAVDFVEQAARAGESGGTVTTRLGRSSPPPSERWFLSQRSTSAEEQRRAESIARSRGRFTRNFVVQGSAADWAACWLAELRRRLRTLRRPGTAGGGSPVGAELVFFLHDEVMVHAPADGVGACIAAIEDSAKAAKELLFGPVPVEFPVSLAVVDSYDLAK, encoded by the coding sequence ATGTACCTGCTGCTTGCCGCCCACGCCCGCGGCGCGGCACTGCAGGAACTGACACAAGCCGGCCACCCCCAGCAGGCCAACCCCGAACCGCGGGTGGTGGCACCCGGCGAGCTTGCCGGCGTCGTCAGCGAATTCGAAGCCCGGCGCCCGGGCGGCCAGCCGCCCCGCTGGATCTGGCACCGGACCCAGGACTGGTACCCCGCACTGCTCGCCGCAGGCGTGGAGGTGGAGCGCTGTTACGACATCACGCTGTGCGGCAACATCCTGGCGTTTTCGCAGTTCAGCGCCCACACCGACTACGCCAGGAACACCGACAGGGTCCCGGTGGAGGATCCCTTGCTTCCACCAAAAGCCCTGCTGCCCCCGCGTCCCCCTGCCGACCAGGGCGCGCTGTTCGACGAACCAGCTGCCGGGCCGGCGCCGGGGTGGGCACTGGATGAACTCCGCGCCGAGTACGCTGCCCAGCAGGGCGCCTTGGCCGCCGTGGGGACAGCGGAGAACCGCAGGAACCGCCTGCAGTTGCTGCTCGCGGCGGAGTCCGCAGCCGCCATGGTGGCCGCGGAGATGCAGCACGCCGGCGTCCCGTGGCGGGAGGACCTGCACGAACAGATCCTGGTGGACCACCTGGGACCCCGCCCGCCCGCCGGCCAGCGTCCGCAACGGCTGGAGGCGTTGGCTGCGGAGCTGCGCGCCCTGCTCAGCTCACCAGGACTCAACCCGGATTCGCCGCAGGACCTGATGCGGGCTCTGCACCGCAACGGCATCGAGGTCAAGAGCACCCGGAAATGGGAGCTCCGGGAGTCCAGCCACCCCGTCATCGAGCCGTTGCTGGAATACAAGAAGCTCTCCAGGCTCCACACGGCCAACGGCTGGTCCTGGCTGGACGCCTGGGTGGACGGCGGACGGTTCCGTCCCGAATATGTGGTGGGAGGAGTTGTCTCGGGTCGCTGGGCATCCCGCGGGGGCGGCGCCCTGCAGATTCCCAGGCAGGTCCGTGGTGCGGTGCACGCAGACCCGGGTTACAAACTGATCGTTGCCGATGCCTCGCAGCTGGAACCGCGTGTCCTGGTGGCCCTGGCGCAGGATTCCTCCATGGCTGAGGCAGCCCGGGACCAGGACTTGTATGCCGGTATCGCCGCGAAGGGCTTCGGCGGGGACCGTGCCAAGGCAAAAATGGCCCTGCTGGGCGCCATGTACGGGGCCACCTCCGGCGAGGCGGGGCGTCTAATGCCGCAGCTGGCGCGCACCTATCCACGCGCCGTCGACTTTGTGGAGCAGGCGGCGCGGGCGGGTGAGTCCGGCGGGACGGTGACCACCCGGCTGGGCCGCAGCAGCCCGCCGCCTTCGGAGCGGTGGTTCCTGAGCCAGCGCTCCACCTCGGCGGAGGAACAACGGCGGGCTGAGTCCATCGCCCGGTCCCGCGGGCGCTTCACCCGGAATTTCGTGGTCCAGGGCTCCGCAGCGGACTGGGCGGCGTGCTGGCTTGCGGAATTACGACGCCGGCTGCGTACCCTGCGAAGGCCGGGAACCGCCGGTGGCGGCAGCCCTGTCGGGGCCGAGTTGGTCTTCTTCCTGCACGATGAGGTGATGGTGCATGCACCCGCGGACGGGGTTGGCGCCTGCATCGCGGCGATCGAGGATTCGGCCAAGGCCGCCAAGGAATTGCTGTTCGGTCCGGTCCCGGTCGAGTTCCCGGTAAGCCTCGCCGTCGTCGACTCCTACGACCTCGCCAAGTAG
- a CDS encoding CoA pyrophosphatase encodes MSAREDLAELVRRAETGTAGPPDPRWAALTVDAARARRAAILMLFGVLDDVPAASGKPLAPADLDVLLLERAHTLGSHPGQVAFPGGGIDTGETPVAAALREAEEETGLDAGGVEVLGALQELGLAHSNFLVTPVLGWWQAPSPVRVVDYGESAQVFRVPVRDLLDPDNRVMATVHRAGRTFDSPAFTVNGVVVWGFTGIVLSGLFDQLGWSVPWDRNRLHPMGI; translated from the coding sequence GTGAGCGCACGCGAAGACCTCGCCGAGCTGGTGCGGCGCGCCGAAACCGGAACGGCCGGGCCCCCGGATCCGCGCTGGGCGGCGCTGACGGTTGACGCGGCACGGGCCCGCAGGGCTGCCATCCTGATGCTCTTCGGCGTCCTTGACGACGTCCCCGCCGCGTCCGGTAAGCCGCTCGCCCCGGCGGACCTCGACGTCCTGCTCCTGGAACGCGCCCACACCCTGGGCTCCCACCCGGGCCAGGTGGCATTTCCCGGCGGCGGTATTGACACGGGCGAAACTCCGGTAGCGGCTGCCCTGCGGGAAGCCGAAGAGGAAACAGGGCTTGATGCCGGCGGGGTTGAAGTTCTCGGAGCGCTCCAGGAACTGGGCCTGGCGCACAGCAACTTCCTGGTGACGCCCGTCCTCGGCTGGTGGCAGGCCCCCTCACCGGTCCGGGTGGTGGATTACGGCGAATCCGCACAGGTGTTCCGCGTACCGGTCCGGGACCTGCTGGACCCGGACAACCGGGTGATGGCCACCGTCCACCGCGCAGGCCGCACCTTCGACAGTCCCGCGTTCACCGTCAACGGCGTGGTGGTGTGGGGTTTCACCGGCATCGTGCTGAGCGGCCTCTTCGACCAGTTGGGCTGGTCGGTTCCCTGGGACCGGAACCGGCTCCACCCCATGGGGATCTAG
- a CDS encoding DeoR/GlpR family DNA-binding transcription regulator, with protein MLAAARHQAIVDAVQRERVVRISDLAAQLGVSLMTVRRDIEQLEEGGKLERIHGGAKLPGDASTHEPGFELKSTQLTAEKRAIAVEAAGLVHEGMAVGLGAGTTTWALARELADGPRITVVTNSMRIADLFHPGGSTVILIGGERTPSDALVGPIATAALKQLHLDVLFLGVHGMDAQAGFTTPNLLEAETDRAFVAAARRTVVLADHTKWGLLGISSIAAFDDVDEVISDEGLSAEARRVLGERSKLRVVPV; from the coding sequence ATGCTTGCAGCCGCCCGACACCAGGCCATCGTGGACGCTGTCCAGCGGGAGCGGGTGGTCCGGATTTCGGACCTGGCCGCACAGCTGGGCGTGTCCCTGATGACCGTGCGGCGGGACATTGAGCAGCTCGAAGAGGGCGGGAAGCTGGAGCGTATCCACGGCGGCGCGAAACTGCCTGGGGACGCCAGCACGCATGAACCGGGTTTCGAGCTGAAGTCCACGCAGTTGACCGCGGAGAAACGGGCCATTGCCGTGGAGGCGGCAGGCTTGGTCCACGAGGGCATGGCGGTTGGATTAGGCGCCGGCACCACTACGTGGGCCCTGGCCCGGGAGCTGGCCGACGGTCCCCGCATTACCGTGGTGACCAACTCGATGCGGATTGCGGATCTCTTCCACCCCGGCGGGTCCACCGTGATCCTGATCGGCGGCGAGCGCACGCCGTCGGACGCCCTGGTCGGGCCCATCGCTACGGCAGCCCTCAAGCAGCTGCACCTGGATGTCCTTTTCCTGGGCGTTCACGGCATGGACGCCCAGGCCGGGTTCACCACGCCAAACCTGCTCGAAGCCGAAACCGACCGCGCTTTCGTGGCAGCCGCCCGCCGGACAGTGGTTCTGGCTGACCATACCAAGTGGGGCCTGTTGGGTATCAGCTCCATCGCCGCATTTGATGACGTGGACGAGGTCATTAGCGATGAAGGCCTCAGCGCCGAAGCCAGGCGGGTCCTGGGCGAACGCTCGAAGCTGCGCGTGGTCCCCGTATAG
- a CDS encoding DUF1508 domain-containing protein — protein sequence MAGRFEIHRTGDESYRLRLTDAEGNTVAVSPTFRSLPMLRDGIKAMRENAATAIVVDLRQ from the coding sequence ATGGCGGGAAGATTTGAAATACACCGCACAGGCGACGAGTCGTACCGGCTGCGGCTCACTGACGCCGAGGGCAACACGGTTGCCGTTTCGCCAACCTTCAGGTCCCTGCCCATGCTCCGGGACGGCATCAAGGCCATGCGCGAAAACGCCGCCACTGCCATCGTGGTGGACCTGCGCCAGTAG
- a CDS encoding Gfo/Idh/MocA family protein: MTFSIGIVGAGQFGSQFAHLFSLHPGVSAVYVVDELPERAESVVRRLDLAGVVPDFDALLASDVDAVAVFTQRWTHGPLVERALRAGKHVYSAVPMAVAEEEIARIIQAVRDTGKVYMMGETSYYNPATVYAREQQAAGRFGRVFYSEGDYVHDMDLGFYDAYQYSGGERWKETASYPPMLYPTHAIGGVLGAIPAHAVSVSCVGVKDQRDDGVFDKDVSMFGNDFSNATALFELNDGGVMRTNEMRRVGYPSHIRESRFRFFGTEASFEQLARVTVWQDKQNVHDISEQMETRPSMSLDDPSLANVAPELRDAFVSGLAPVHDAGRLPEEFRGAPNGHEGSHHFLVDDFVTAVNDGTLPPVNAWVAARFTLPGIVAHQSALQNGVRLPIRDFGDAPGMSG, encoded by the coding sequence ATGACGTTCTCCATCGGCATCGTGGGCGCGGGCCAGTTCGGCAGCCAGTTCGCACACCTGTTCAGCCTGCATCCCGGCGTCAGTGCGGTCTATGTTGTGGACGAGCTGCCGGAGCGGGCTGAATCCGTGGTCCGAAGGCTGGATCTTGCCGGCGTCGTGCCCGACTTTGACGCCCTTCTGGCCTCCGACGTCGACGCCGTGGCGGTCTTCACCCAGCGCTGGACGCACGGACCCCTGGTGGAGCGTGCTCTCCGCGCCGGCAAGCACGTCTACTCAGCCGTGCCCATGGCGGTTGCCGAAGAGGAGATCGCCCGCATCATCCAGGCCGTCCGGGACACCGGCAAGGTGTACATGATGGGTGAGACCAGCTACTACAACCCCGCCACCGTGTATGCCCGCGAACAGCAGGCGGCCGGCAGGTTTGGCCGGGTCTTCTACTCCGAAGGCGACTACGTCCACGACATGGACCTCGGCTTTTATGACGCCTACCAGTACAGCGGGGGCGAGCGGTGGAAGGAGACGGCAAGCTACCCGCCAATGCTCTACCCCACCCATGCGATCGGCGGGGTGCTGGGGGCCATCCCGGCGCACGCCGTCAGCGTCAGCTGCGTGGGCGTCAAGGACCAGCGGGACGACGGGGTATTCGACAAGGACGTCAGCATGTTCGGCAATGACTTTTCCAACGCCACGGCGCTCTTTGAACTGAACGACGGCGGCGTGATGCGCACCAACGAGATGCGCCGCGTGGGCTATCCCTCCCACATCCGCGAATCGCGCTTCCGGTTTTTTGGCACGGAGGCAAGCTTTGAACAGCTCGCCAGGGTCACCGTCTGGCAGGACAAACAGAATGTCCACGACATCTCCGAGCAGATGGAAACCCGGCCCAGCATGTCCCTGGACGATCCCTCACTGGCCAACGTGGCCCCGGAACTCCGGGACGCATTCGTGTCGGGACTGGCCCCGGTCCACGACGCCGGACGGTTGCCTGAGGAGTTCCGCGGCGCACCGAACGGGCACGAGGGAAGCCACCATTTCCTGGTGGACGACTTCGTCACGGCGGTCAATGACGGCACACTGCCGCCCGTGAATGCGTGGGTGGCCGCCCGCTTCACCCTCCCGGGCATCGTGGCCCACCAGTCCGCCCTGCAAAACGGCGTACGGCTTCCCATCCGTGACTTTGGGGATGCGCCGGGTATGAGTGGTTAG